A genomic stretch from Juglans microcarpa x Juglans regia isolate MS1-56 chromosome 3S, Jm3101_v1.0, whole genome shotgun sequence includes:
- the LOC121258880 gene encoding protein RGF1 INDUCIBLE TRANSCRIPTION FACTOR 1-like gives MKTDWLSTLLQSKFFGPCIHHQEIRKNEENVFCIDCSLGFCRHCMAAHCFHRRLQICKYVYHDVVRLHEMQKHLDCSKIQTYKINGEKAVHLNPRPQSKDTKPSTKSKFGGTCEACERYLQDLTNCFCSIACKVSAVSVKPKDQSHDLMIPFPTPEAATTLEENCHQETDTNEMESSISVADSSEEIRGAGVSSALKPRKPRHKRKCIPLRAPHF, from the exons atgaaaacagaTTGGCTTAGTACCCTTTTGCAGAGCAAATTCTTTGGTCCTTGCATTCATCATCAAGAGATTCGCAAAAATGAAGAGAATGTATTTTGCATCGATTGTAGTCTTGGGTTTTGTAGGCATTGTATGGCAGCTCATTGCTTCCACCGGCGGCTTCAAATCTGCAAATATGTCTACCATGATGTTGTCCGCCTTCACGAAATGCAGAAGCATCTTGACTGCTCTAAAATTCAG ACATATAAAATCAATGGCGAGAAGGCCGTGCATCTCAATCCTCGGCCTCAATCCAAAGATACAAAACCATCAACTAAATCAAAGTTTGGTGGTACTTGTGAAGCTTGTGAGAGATATTTACAAGACCTTACTAACTGCTTCTGTTCCATTGCATGCAAG gTCTCTGCAGTTTCAGTGAAGCCCAAGGATCAAAGCCATGATTTGATGATCCCCTTCCCAACTCCAGAAGCTGCTACAACTTTGGAGGAAAACTGCCATCAAGAAACAGACACGAACGAAATGGAATCGTCGATCTCAGTGGCTGATTCATCGGAGGAGATAAGGGGGGCCGGGGTAAGTTCAGCTTTGAAGCCAAGGAAGCCCCGGCACAAGAGGAAATGCATCCCTTTGAGGGCTCCTCATTTCTGA
- the LOC121258087 gene encoding cyclin-SDS, whose translation MRFTLNRAKRRLEAEPVPYIIKKKLRSELPRRRRSQFSPILYSSLDLLAIPLKNSGFSFSLDSTSCSYFGSEVSCDSSRVSVGLESNARLNSRKEQLGEIRGSKVLVRANEVVGDARIRRVTRSCYRRKENEGKGGEVEVPELSCVESSSGADAAIFRETSSKLKSESGKGSENVNEIEGNDGSEVVSKSEISCVRQLSDVNTIFSARNMNIPSKFKQIVPVSSGVESCSVANLGEEATEQTVNRALEFDLSEISGNLFDANFMIPNSESTVDQKQKNLQFDSDLACTEQFSYEDMSEYSSSHETAFSDLQSEIFLENSEQEFSDYTSSSFDSGSQFSERSEADSTSSHTFSLLLQYREEFSRSTTSLDRGSVAPLENEHQNQATYMRFEDEADEESYKALRERERRTVSLHNYAEEYCSRTEYGDFVLQQRSQMVRWIVEQSTEKRLQQETMFLGVSLLDRFLSKGFFRDERNLQIVGIACLTLATRIEENQPHNSVREDNFCIGSNVYSRCEVVAMEWLVQELLNFQCFLPTIYNFLWFYLKVSKADAEVENRAKFLAVLVVLAGEQLCYWPSTVAAVLVILASLESSQEAFHQRVIETHIRTEDQDLNECIESLEWLLSYI comes from the exons ATGAGATTCACATTGAACCGAGCGAAGCGACGTCTCGAAGCGGAACCCGTGCCGTATATCATCAAGAAGAAGCTCCGTTCGGAGCTACCTCGCCGGAGAAGATCTCAGTTCTCTCCTATCCTATATTCATCTCTTGATTTATTAGCTATTCCTTTGAAGAATTctggtttttccttttctctggACTCTACCTCGTGCTCCTACTTCGGAAGCGAAGTTTCATGCGATTCCAGCAGGGTTTCGGTTGGATTGGAGAGCAATGCGAGGTTGAACTCGAGGAAAGAACAGCTCGGTGAAATTAGAGGTTCTAAAGTTCTAGTTCGTGCAAATGAGGTTGTTGGTGATGCGCGGATTCGTAGAGTTACCAGATCGTGTTACAGAAGgaaggaaaatgaaggaaaaggtGGTGAAGTGGAGGTGCCCGAGTTGTCATGTGTGGAGTCAAGTTCAGGAGCTGATGCTGCAATTTTTCGAGAGACTAGCTCCAAGTTGAAGAGCGAAAGTGGAAAAGGAAGTGAAAATGTGAATGAGATTGAAGGAAATGACGGCTCTGAAGTGGTCTCCAAATCGGAGATTTCTTGTGTTAGACAACTTTCCGATGTAAATACGATATTCAGTGCCAGAAACATGAACATTCCGTCGAAATTTAAACAGATCGTTCCGGTTAGCTCTGGTGTCGAATCATGCTCTGTGGCGAATTTAGGTGAGGAAGCAACAGAACAAACTGTAAACAGAGCATTGGAATTTGACCTTTCTGAAATTTCAGGAAATCTCTTCGATGCGAATTTCATGATTCCTAACTCGGAGTCGACGGTGGATCAGAAGCAAAAGAACTTACAATTCGACTCTGATCTCGCATGTACAGAACAATTCTCGTACGAGGACATGTCCGAGTATTCTTCCAGTCACGAGACAGCGTTTTCTGATCTACAATCGGAAATTTTCCTGGAAAATTCGGAACAGGAGTTTTCCGATTACACTTCGTCTTCATTCGATTCTGGAAGCCAATTTTCCGAGCGGTCCGAGGCAGATTCAACTTCTTCACATACTTTCTCCCTGCTCCTTCAGTACAGAGAGGAATTCTCGCGGTCAACAACTTCTCTAGACAGAGGAAGTGTTGCACCCCTAGAAAATGAGCATCAAAATCAAGCAACT TATATGAGGTTCGAGGATGAGGCGGACGAAGAGAGTTACAAGGcgttgagagaaagagagaggaggacAGTGTCTCTGCATAACTACGCCGAGGAGTACTGCTCCAGGACGGAGTACGGCGATTTCGTCCTCCAACAACGGTCACAAATGGTCCGCTGGATCGTTGAG CAATCTACCGAAAAGCGGCTTCAGCAGGAGACGATGTTCCTAGGAGTTAGCCTCCTAGACCGATTCCTAAGCAAAGGATTCTTCAGAGACGAGAGGAACCTTCAAATTGTTGGAATAGCCTGTCTTACCTTAGCCACCAGGATTGAAGAGAATCAGCCTCACAACAG TGTGCGGGAAGATAATTTCTGCATAGGGAGCAATGTGTACAGCAGATGCGAAGTGGTGGCCATGGAATGGTTAGTACAGGAGCTCCTCAATTTCCAGTGTTTCTTGCCCACCATCTACAACTTCTTGTG GTTCTACCTTAAAGTTTCTAAAGCTGACGCAGAGGTGGAGAACAGGGCCAAGTTCCTGGCTGTGCTGGTCGTTTTGGCCGGTGAGCAGCTTTGCTACTGGCCATCAACAGTTGCAGCTGTTCTTGTCATATTGGCTTCTCTAGAGAGCAGTCAAGAAGCATTCCACCAAAGAGTGATCGAG ACTCACATCAGAACAGAAGATCAGGATTTAAATGAATGCATAGAG AGCCTCGAGTGGCTATTAAGCTACATATGA